The following nucleotide sequence is from Pseudomonas sp. RC10.
GGCTGGTGCGCTGGTACGTCGAACTGGCGCGGAACACGCCGCTGTTGATTCAGCTGTTTTTCATCTACTTCGCGCTGCCGAGCATCGGCATCCGCATCTCCGGGTTTGCTTCGGCAATCATCGCCATGACCTTTCTCGGCGGGGCGTACCTCACGGAAATCCTCCGGGCCGGAGTCGCGGCGGTGCCCAAGGCGCAGATCGAATCGGGGTTGTCGATTGGCCTGTCGCGCTGGCAGTTGCTGCGGCATGTGATCCTGCCGCAAGCGGGCATCCTCAGCCTGCCCGCATTGTTCGCCAATTTCGTGTTCCTGCTCAAAGAAACCACCGTGGTCTCGGCAGTCGCGGTGCCCGAGATTCTGTACACCACCAAGAACTACATCGCGCTCTACTACAAGACCTACGAAATGCTCGCGGTCATGACCGGTATGTGTGTGCTGCTGTTCGTGCCGCTGTCGCTGTTGCTGCGCGTGATCGAAAGGAGGCTCCAGCATGGCCAGTTCGGGTCTTGAGTTGCTGTGGGTGTCGGCGCCGCAATTGCTGACGGGGATCGGTCGCACGCTGGGGATTTCCGCCTTGGCCATCGTGTTCAGCAGCGTTGGCGGCCTGGCGTATGGCGTGCTGCGCAATCTCGGCATTCGCTGGCTGGACACCCTCCTGCTGATTTACCTGGAAGCGTTTCGGGCGATTCCGGTGCTGGTGTGGCTGTACCTGTTCTTCTTCGGCTTGCCGATCTTTTTCGGCTGGAGCATTCCGGGCTTCTGGTGCGCGGTGCTGGTGCTGTCCCTCTGGGGCATCAGCGAAACCGGCGAAGTGGTGCGCGGCGCCTTGCGTTCGATTCCCCGTGGCCAGCGCGAGGCCGGTCTGGCCATCGGACTGAGTCTGCCCGGTCTGTATGGCCGGGTCTTGTTGCCCCAGGCCTTGCAGCGCATGACGCCGCCGATGATCAACGTGTTCACCCGCATCATCAAAACCAGCTCGCTGGCGGTGCTGATCGGCGTGGTCGATGTGATCAAGATCGGCCAGCAGATCATCGAGCGCACCTACGAATCGGTGCTGATCTACGGCTTCCTGTTCCTGTTTTTCTTTCTCGTCTGCTACCCGTTGTCAGCCGCATCCCGTGTGCTTGAGCGACGCTGGAGTCACTCATGAGTGCATTGATAGAGCTGTCCGGTTTCAGTAAGCGTTTTGGCGATGTCCCGGTGTTACAGGACGTCGATCTCCAGGTCAAAGAGGGCGAGGTGCTGGTCATTCTCGGCCCCAGCGGCTGTGGCAAAAGCACCTTGCTGCGTTGCTTGAACGGGCTCGAAGCGGGCCACGCCGGGCACTACCGTTTCATGGGCCGCGAGTTGCCGGCCAACACCGACTGGCGCCTCGTTCGCCAGCAGATCGGCATGGTGTTCCAGAGTTATCACCTGTTTCCGCACATGAGCGTGCTGGACAACATTCTGCTGGGCCCGGTCAACGTGCAGAAGCGCCCGAAGGCCGAGGCGCGGCAGCAGGCGGAAACGCTGTTGGCGCGGGTTGGCTTGCTGGACAAACGCGATGCCTTTCCTCGCGAGTTGTCCGGTGGCCAGCAGCAACGCATCGCCATCGTCCGTGCGTTGTGCATGAACCCCAACGTCATGCTGTTCGACGAAGTGACCGCCGCCCTCGACCCCGAAATGGTCAAGGAAGTGCTGGAGGTGATTCTCGACCTCGCGCGCAGCGGCATGACCCTGTTGATCGTCACCCACGAAATGGCCTTTGCCCGTGCGGTGGCGGATCGGGTGCTGTTCATGGACGGTGGCCGCATCGTCGAACAGGCCGACCCTGAAACCTTCTTCAGCTCCCCGCAGACCGCACGCGCGCAGCAGTTTCTGGAGAAATTCTCCTACGTAGAAAATATGCCTAAAAGGAATGCATCGTGAACCTTAAAACTGCCCTCGTTTTCCCTCTGCTGGCTCTCGGTTTGTGGGGCAGCGTCGCTGCCCATGCCGAAGGGTATCTGGACAAGATCAAGGCCCGCGACAAGCTGGTCGTGGGCGTGTTCAGCGACAAACCGCCGTTCGGCTTCGTCAATGAGAAGGGTGACTACGTCGGTTTCGACACCGACCTGGGCCGCCGTTTCGCCAAGGATCTGCTGGGTGACGAGAAGAAAATCGAATTCGTGGTGGTCGAGCCGGCCAGCCGTATTCCGTTCCTGCAAAGCGACAAGGTTGACCTGATCCTGGCCAATATGACCGTGACCCCGGAGCGCGCCCAAGTCGTGGACTTCACCCACCCGAACCTGCGCGTGGCGGTGCAGGCGCTGGTGCCGGAGAAAAGCGACGTGAAGAGCCTTGATGACCTGGCGAAGAAGACCACCATCGTCACCACCGGCACCACGGCGGACATCTGGCTGACCAAAAACCACCCGGACTGGAAACTGCTGAAGTTCGAGAAAAACTCCGAGTCGCTGCAAGCCCTGGCCAACGGTCGCGGTGATGCCTACGCGCAGGACAATCTGGTGCTGTTCAGCTGGGCCAAGCAAAACCCCGGCTACCGCGTGCTGACCCAGAAACTGGGCGACGAAGCACCTATTGCCCCAGCGGTGAAGAAAGGCAACGTCGAGCTGCGTGATTGGGTGAACACCGAACTCGCCAATCTGGGCAAGGAAAAATACCTGCTCAAGCTCTACGACCAGTACGTGCGTAGCCAACTGGCCGATGGCACCGACCCTGCGGCAGTGATCGTCGAAGGTGGGGACTGGAAGCCGTAAGGTCGTTTCCAGCGCGTGGGCGGTGAGTCAGTGATGGATTTGGGGCTGACCTACCGCTTTCGCCACTGTCGTAACCTCCAGAAGCTCCTACAGGATCTGCGTCGGGCACAGCGCCTCGATACGCCAAAGATTCCTGTGGGGGACGCCGGAGGTTACGACGGCAGCGAAGACGTCGTCACGGGTTCAACGCCGCTCCACCACATTCAAAAACCGCCGCGTCCGTTCGTTCTCCGGGTTGACGAGAATCTGATCGGGCGTGCCGTCCGCGACGATTTTCCCGGCTTCCATGAACAGCACCCGGTCGGCAATGTCCTGGGCGAATTTCATTTCGTGGGTCACCAGCAGCATGGTCATCTGCTGCTCATAGGCAATCGTCCGAATCACCGCCAACACCTCACCGACCAATTCCGGGTCGAGGGCTGAGGTCACTTCATCGAACAGCATCACCTGCGGCCGCATCGCCAACGCACGGGCAATCGCCACGCGCTGTTGCTGCCCGCCCGATAACTGCGCCGGGTAGGCGTCGGCCTTATGGCTCAAACCCACCAACCCCAGGTATTCATGGGCGCGGGTCAATGCCTCTTCGCGACTGAGTTTCAGCACCCGAAACGGCGCCTCCGTCACGTTCTCCTGCACGGTCAGGTGCGGAAACAGGTTGAACTGCTGGAACACCATGCCCACCCGATGCACCACTGGCGCCTTCTTCGACCCTGGCCAGCGCCAGCCAGAGGACCGCGCAGGCACGTGGGCGCCCGCCACTTCGATACGCCCTTGCTGGTAGGTTTCGAGCCCTTTGATCAGGCGCAAGACCGTGGACTTCCCCGAACCGCTGGGGCCGATCAGCGCGACTTTCTGGCCTTGGGGAATGCTCAAATCCAGATGATCGATTACCCGGTTATCGCCGAATTGCTTCACCACGCCGTTGAGGACGATCTGCGGCGAGGCGAGGGGGAGGCCGTTGGTGAGATCAGACATGAGTGCGCCTTTCGAAATATTTGAACAGCAGGGAAGTGGGGATGCTGATGGCCAGGAACATCAGCGCCATGACCGTGTACGGCTCGTTGTAGCGGTAGCTCATGCCCGCGATCTGTTTGGCCGCCTGGAACAGCTCGGGAATACTGATGACCGCCAACAGGGGTGTTTCCTTGAACATGCCGATCAGGTAATTGCCGAGCACCGGCACCATCGGTTTCAGCGCCTGAGGCAAGACGATGCGGCGCCAGGTCGTCGTGGCGTCAAAGTCCAGTGCCCGGGCCGCTTCCCATTGACCGGCCGGTACGCCTTCAATGGCGCCGCGAAACCCTTCGGCGATGTACGAGCCGTAATACAGGCCCAGGCCGATCACCCCCGTGGACATCGCTGGCAGCGTGATGCCCGCCAGAGGCAGGGCGAAAAACAGTACGTACAGCTGCACCATCAGCGGAGTGTTGCGGAAGAAGCTCAGGTAGGCGCTGCTCAGCCGCCTGATCACGGTGTGCCGTGTACGTTGGGCAATCGCGAGCAGCAGGCCGATCAGCGTCGCGAGGAGGAAGCCCAGAATCACCACCTGCACGGTCACCAGCAAACCGTCGAACAGGTCCGGGACGATGGACCAGGCGAATGCGGGGTCGAAGATCATCTCGCACCTCCGCGACGCCAGGACGTGATGTGGCGCTCGTAGCGTTTAACCAGCCAGCTCAACGGCCAGGCCATGGCGAAGTAGCAGACCAGCACGATGCTCCAGATCAGCGTTTGTTGGCCGAGGGTGGTGATCAACTGGCCGCCGGAAAAGGTCAGGTCGCTCAGGGTGATCAACGACACCAGCGAGGTGGTTTTCAGCAGTTCGACCAGTTGGTTGCCCATGGGTGGCAGCATGAAGGGCAGGGCTTGCGGCAACACGATGCGGCGGAAGGCGGTGATGGAGTCGAAGTCCAGTGCCCGCAAGGCATCACGCTGGCCGAGGCTGACGTTGTTCAGGGCTGAGCGCACGATCTCCGAGCCGTAGGCGGAAAAGGTCAGGCCCAGCCCGAGAATGCCGGTGGTCATCGGCGACAGGCTGATGCCGAACAGCGGCAGGATGAAGAACAGGTAAAACAGCAACACAAGGGCCGAAATGCCCCGCAGGATTTCAACGTAGACCGTGGCGATCCAGCGCAGGATTCGCCAGGGCGAGAGCCGCATCAGGGCGATGACGAACGACATCACGATGACGATCAACTGAGCGAAGAACGTGAGTTGAAGCGTGACCCATGCGCCGTTGGCCAGCTGATGAGCGATGAAACGTGCCGTTTCCACGGCGGGAGAATCGAAGAACATGGCCGTACTCGTGTGGGTTGGGGCCGGACATCAGCGCAAGACCTGTGGGAGCGAATTCATTCGCGAAAAGGGCGGTACAGCCGACACATCTCCAGCGCCTGAAATACCTTCGCGAATGAATTCGCTCCCACAGTTCAGTCCGCGTCAGACGAAACATTGCGTGGCGACACTGAATTCGCTCCTACTGTTGAATCCACGCCAGACGAAGCACTAACGATTACACCGCTGCTCGGCCGTCACATCTGCCGGAGCCAATTCATTTTCGGTGTAGCCGTACTTCTGCAATATCTTCAGCAATTCACCCGACGCCCGCAGTTTCGCCAGTTCCCCGTTGAAGGCCTGGGTAAACGCCGGGTCGTTTTTCGGCAAACCGTAAGCGTGGTAATTCCAGATGGGCTTGCCTTCCGCGTCGGGGATCTGGTCGAACGGCAGGGCGCGCTCGATGCTTGGGTCGTTGGCTTTCTTGACCAGGTTGATGATCTCCGCGTCCGGGAAATACACCACGTCCACGCGACCGGCTTGCAGCGCGGCGAGGGCGTCGGTGTCCTTGTCCAGCAGTACGACGTTGCTGGTGGCGATCCCGCTGTCCTTGGCTTCCTGCACCTGGTTGCTGCCCGGCTGTGTGGCCAGTCGAGCTTTGCCGTTGGCGGCCACATCCTTGAGGCTGTGCAGCTTCAACGGGTTGCCGGCCTTGACGATGAACGCGCCGCCCGAGCGGGTCACCGGGTTGGAATAGCCGATCACCTTGCAGCGCGCCGGGTTGATAAACAGGCCCGCGCCGATCAGGTCAAAACGTCCCGCCGCCAGCCCCGGCACCAGCGAACCGAATTCTGTGATGGGGGTTTCGATTTTGCTGATGCCCAATTGCCCGAGAATGGCTTGCAGAATCTCGACGTTGGCGCCTACGGTCTTGCCGGTGGTGTCGATGTAGGCGTAAGGCTGCTCGTTGGCGATCCCGGCGGTCAGGCCTTGGGTGCGGCCTTTTTCCAGCAGACCGGCAAATGCGGAGGAGGCGAACAGTGCGTTGAACAGCACGGCGGAGCCGATTGCAGCAGACAGCGATTTCAGGCCTTTCATGAACAGTGCTCGATAGGAAGTGAACGAAAATCGGTTGCGTGAGATTGAGCCAGTGGCGACGAATCAGGGCGTCCAGATGCCCACGTCCTTGGCATCCACGGCTTTGGGCAGCAAACCCGCTGCTAAAAAGGCGTCGGCAATTTTCTGCTGTTCGCCCAACTGATCAGCCTTCACCGGCTCGACCTGATAGCTGCGATGGGCGTTGGCGGATTCCACGGTTTCCACGTCCAGATTGCCCCACAGCGGACCCAGCACTTTCGCGGCATCTTTAGGGTTCTTCTTGATCCAGCTGCCCGCTTCCTGCAGCTGCTGATACACCAGCTTCAGCACCTTCGGATGCGCGCCCGCGTAGGCGGTGCTGGTCAGGTAATAGCGTTTGTAGCTCGCCAGGCCGGTGCCGTCAGTCAAGGTGCGGGTCGGCAACTGGCGCTGAACGCTGGTCAGGAAGGGTTCCCACGTGACCCACGCATCGACCTTGCCGTTCTCGAACGCCGCTCGACCGTCAGCCGGTGTGAGGTAGGCGGGCTGAATGTCGGAGAAGGTCAGGCCTGCCTTGTTCAGCGCCGCGATCAACAGGTAATGGGTGCCGGCCGCTTTGGTCACGGCGACTTTCTTGCCTTTCAGGTCGGCCAGTTGCTGGATCGGCGAATCCTTGGAAACGACGATGGCCTGCGCACGGGGGGAGGCCGACTCTTCAGCGAAATAGGTGAGTTTGGCCTGAGCGGCCTGGGCGAAAATGGGCACGGTGTCGGCGACATCCGCGCTGATGTCGACGTTGCCGATGTTCAACGCTTCCAGCAGTGGCAACCCGCTCGGGAACTCGTGCCAGCTGACGTCGATATTGTCGTTGCCCAGCGCTTTTTCCAACGTGCCCTGGGCCTTGAGCAAGGTGATCAGCGTCGACGACTTCTGATAGCCGATGCGCACCGTCTCCCGTGCCTGAGCGCTTGACGGCAAAACGAACGCGAGGGCGAGGGCGAGACTCAGCCCCGCGAACAGCGGACGGCGAAGAGGGGTACGGCGGGTGTCGAGAGGGCTGGGCATGATCGATTCGTGCTCGAAGTATGTGGGTCGACGTAAACGCTGGCGAACGCCAAGCCCTGAATCATAGGGTTCTAAGAAATAATCTTTAAATACCTTCTGGCTATTAGCTTATTCAGCAATTTCAGCGCGGCGACAGGGCGTCGCTTATGCCTGATTCAAAGCGTCTTCGACCTAAATATTCTTTTAAGAGATAAAACGAATCATGGATTATTCGAAAGGTGACTGCGGCAGGTCAGACGCTCTGGAACGCCGTTGTCATCCTTAAGTGGACATGCAGGAGTGACACATGAGTAATGCCCAAACCGCCAATGCACTGGACGTGCTCTGGCGTCAGGCGCCGGGCGGCGAGCTGCTCGACCTGGGCCGGGTCTATCGAGGGCCGCTGGCGCTGTCCCGGCTGCACACCACGCCCCGGCGCATTCTGAGTCGGCGAGAGGCCGTGCTGCTCGGTGCGTTCGCGCTGGTCTTGCACGGCGCGGTGATCTACTGGGTCAACAGCACCCCGACGCCAGCCTTGCCGGTGGTGCCGCCAGAAATCCCGCCGATGACCATCGAGTTCTCCCAGCCCGCGCCGCCTGTGGTCGAAACACCGCCACCACCGCCCGAGCCGATTCCTCAACCCGTGGTCGAACCGCCGCCTCCGGTGGAAGACGAACTGGCCGTGAAACCGCCGCCCCCCAAGCCGATTCCCAAGCCGATTCCCAAGCCAAAACCTGTGGTGAAACCCGTGCCTAAACCGGTGGCCAAAGCCGTCGAGCAACCGCCCGCACCCCCCGCACCGCCACAACCGGTTGCGGCGCCTGCACCGCCGGCTCCACCCGCCCCGGCGCCCATCACCCCGGCCTCCGCCAGCGCCGGTTACCTGCATAACCCGGCCCCGGAATACCCGGCGCTGGCGATGCGGCGTAACTGGGAAGGCACCGTGTTGCTGCGTGTGCATGTGCTGGGCACCGGTAAGCCGAGCGAAATCCAGGTCCAGAAAAGCAGTGGCCATGAGCAGCTCGACGACGCTGCACAAGCGGCGGTGAAACGCTGGAGTTTCGTCCCGGCCAAACAGGGCAATGACCCGATTGACGGCTGGGTCAGCGTGCCCATCGATTTCAAGATCAAATAACGTTCAACCCCTATTCGTGACACCGCGGGCCACCTGACAAAAGGCGCATCGCTACAACGATCCCTTGCCTTGTTGGAGAGCCTCACATGAACCTCATCGCTTCCCCCTTCGATTCCATTGAACACGCGGTCATCTGGCTGCTGATCGTCTTCTCCGTCGCCACCTGGGGCCTGACCCTGCTGAAAGGTGTGCAGTTCGCCCGTCTCAAGGGGCAGGACAAGAAATTCCACAAGCAATTCTGGGCCGCGTCGAGCCTGGATTCCGCCGCTGAACTGGCCCAGACCCAACCCGGTGCAGCGGCCCGCGTCGCGTTGGCGGGCTACGCGGCGATTCAGGTACCAGAAGGCGGGCAGGCCGCCGATTTGAGCCAGGCCATCAACCATCAGGATCGCCTTGAGCGCGCCTTGCGCCAGCAGATCGTCCGTGAGCGTCGCTCGCTGGAAACCGGTCTGGCCATCCTCGCCAGCATCGGCAGCACGTCGCCCTTCATCGGCCTGTTCGGGACCGTCTGGGGGATCATGTCGGCGCTCAAGGGCATCAGCGCAGCGGGCTCGGCGAGCCTCGAAACCGTGGCGGGCCCGATTGGTGCGGCGTTGGTGGCGACCGGCGTCGGGATCGCTGTCGCGGTACCAGCGGTGCTGGTTTACAACTATTACCTGCGTCGTCTGAAACTGACCGCTGCGGACCTTGATGACTTTGCCCACGACTTCTACAGCCTGGCGCAGAAAAATGCGTTCCGCGTGCTGCTGCACCCGGTGCTGAAATCCGGCGCCACCGGTGCGGGCCAGAAAGTGAAGGAGGCGTCCTGAGATGGCTTTCTCCACACAAGACAGCGATGAAGTGCTGAGTGAAATCAACGTCACGCCGTTGGTGGACGTGATGCTGGTGCTGCTGGTGGTGTTCATCGTCACCGCGCCGCTGCTGACCAACTCGATTCCGATCAACCTGCCCAAAACCGAAGCCGTTGCCCCGGTGGAACAGAAAGACCCGCTGGTGGTGAGCATCGATGACAAGGGCAAGCTGTTCATCAACAAGGATGAGATTCAGCCGGATCTGCTGGAGACCAACCTGCGTTCGGCCAAGGACAAAAATGCCGATGTGCGGGTGCAGTTGCAGGCGGACAACGGCGTGAATTACGGCGAGGTGGCCCGGGCGATGGCGTCGATTGAAAAGGCGGGGATTACCAAGTTGTCGGTGATCACGGCCAAGTGATCGCCAGCGCTGTTAGCGCATGAATGCTTCAGGCTTTTACAGGTTGCTTCTCAGGCGGAGGGCAACCTGTTTTTTTATGGATCGTTCCTACAGCTGAGTCCGCGCCAGGCGACGAACAGGGCGGCAGCGCGGCCCCCCCTGTAGGAGCGAATTCATTCGCGAGAGGCCGGTGCAGCCGCTAGACATCTGTCGCCCGACGCACCTTCGTCGGAATGCTGCCCAGAATAAATTCGCTCCCACAGTTCAGCCCGTACCACACGAAACATGGCGTGGCGACTCGAATTCCAGTGGGAGCGATTTCACTCAACCTTTGAGGTAAATCTGCGCCCCGTTCCCGCCCAACCCCTCGGCGCCGACGAAGAAGTCGGTCACGCGTTTGTCGTAGACCACCGGGTTTGCCAAGGTCATGACGCCCAAATCCGGCAAGTCTTCGACGACAACCTTCTGGAACTCCGCAAACAGCCCGAAACGCTTCTGCACGTCCGTCTCTATCGCGGCCGCTTCCAGCAACTGGTCGACCTTCGGGTTGCTGTAATGCGCGCCATTGGAAAACGGCACCCCTGGCTTGAAATTCTTCGACCAATACAACCGTTGCACGCCCACGGTCGGGTCGAACAGGTTGCTCATGCCGTTCAGCGTGAAATCGAAATCCCGATCCGTGTACACCCGCTTCACGTAGGTCGCGAAATCCTGGGAACGCAGGGTCACCTGGATGCCGACTTTCGCCAGCGCCTGTTTGATGTAGTCCGCCGTGCGCCGGTAGGTTTCAGGGCCCGGCAATGGGTCGAGCGTCAGCTTGAAGCGCACGCCGCTGCTGTCTTTCGGCAATCCGGCCTGGTCCAGCAATTCGTTGGCCTTGGCCACGTCGAAGGCGTAGCGGGGCAGGTCCGGGCTGTAGAAGTTTTTCATGTCCGGGCTGATCGGCCCGTACAGCGGTTTGCCGTAGCCGAGGAAGATGGTCTTGCGGATGAAGTCCAGGTTGATCGCATGGGCGATGGCCGTGCGCACGGCGTGTTTCTGCAAGTACGGGTTGTCGAAGTTGAACTCGATCCGGGTGATGCTGTTGACGTAGGGCTCGCCGCGATCATCGACGCTCAGGCGCGGATTGGTCTTGATCCGCTCGATGTCGCTGAGGGGCACGCCACCCGTGGAGATGTCGATTTCCCCCGCTTCCAGCGCGGCCACCGTCGCCGCCGAGTCCGCGATGAAACGCACGATCACCCGGTCCAGATACGGCTTCGGCGCGTCCCAGTAATTCGGGTTGCGTTCGAGGATCACATGGCTGCCGCGCACCCACTCCTTGAACACGAACGGCCCGGTGCCGATGGGCGCGGTGGCGTTGGCGTGGGTCTCCGGGCGGGCGTCGCCGTACACGTGTTTCGCCACGATGGGCGACTCGCAGGCGGCCAGGGCCTTGAGCAAGTACGGCGCAGGTTTGCTGAGTTTGAGCTGCACCAGATGCGGGTTGATCGCCGTGACGCTGGCGACGTTGGCGAAGGTCGCACGGCCTCGCGGGTTGGAGGCCTTGAGGGTTTGCAGGGAGAACACCACGTCATCGGCGGTGAAGTCCTGGCCGTCGTGCCATTTCACGCCCTGACGCAGGGTAAAGGTGTATTCGAGGCCGTCGTCGCTCGCCGTCCAGGCCGTGGCGAGCTGCGGTTTCGGGTTGAGGTCGAGGTCGTACGTCAGCAAACCCTCGGTGACCTTGCCCGCGATGTACACGGTGGCGCCCGCGGTGTGGGTCAGGTTGACCAGAATCGGCGGCTCGATAGCGATGTGCATTCTCAGGGTGCCGCCGCGCACGGGCGGTTCATCGGCGAAGGAGAAGCGGGGTGTGAGTTGTAGGAGGGTGGCGGTGGCACCGGCGTAAACCAGCAACTGGCGTCGAGTCAGGCTCATGATGGGTTTCCGTAGAAGGACACTAAGGACAGCGACGGGCTCATGGGGCGGCCCGGTCGCGGGAAGGGTTGAACGCGTCGGTGAGGCCGTCGCCGATCAGGTTGAAAGCCAGTACGGTCAGGAAGATCGCCAGACCGGGAATCGCCGTGAGGTACCACGCGGTGCGGATCTGCTCCCGGCCGCTGCCGATCATGCTGCCCCAGCTCACCTGATTCGGATCGCCCAGGCCCATGAACGACAGCGCCGATTCCATCAGTACCGCCGAGGCGACCATGATCGACGTGGTGACGATCAGCGTCGGCAGGATGTTGGGCAGCACTTCCAGCGCAATAATGCGCAGGTGGCTGTAACCCACGCTGCGGGCGGCGAGGATGTATTCGCGCTCCCGAATCGAGCGCACTTCGGCGCGCACCAGTCGCGCGACGGTGGGCCACGAAATCACCCCGATGGCGAAGATCAGCGTCGGCACTGAGGGCTGTGCGATGGCCACCAGCGCAACGAGCAGAACGAAACTGGGCATGGTCTGGAAGATCTCGATCAGCCGTTGCAGGCCGTAATCCAGCTTGCCGCCGAAGTAACCGGCCACCGCGCCAATGCTCAGGCCCAGCAGCACGCCGAACAGGCTGGCCAGGATGCCCACTTGTAACGACACCCGCCCGCCATGGACCACCCCGGCCATGACGTCGCGCCCCAGCGCATCGGTGCCCAACGGGTAATGCCAATCCTGCCCCGGCCAGAGCAAGGCGTCGGCTTCCATGCCCAGCGGGTCCCCGGGATAAATCAGCGGCGCGAACACCGCCAGCAGGGTGATCACCATCAGAAAGGCCAGACCGGCCAATGCGGTGGGATTGCGCAGAAAGCGGCGCAGCCCAGGGCTGCGGCGGGCGCTCATCGGTGACTCCGAATGCGTGGATCAAGCCAGGTTTGCAGCAGGTCCACCAGCACGTTGGTGATGATCACCAGCAGCGAGGACATCAGCAGAATCCCCAGCAGCACGTTGTAATCCCGGGCCATCACCGCGTCATAGGCCAGGCGCCCCAGCCCCGGCAGGCTGAACACCGTTTCGATGACCACGGCACCGCCGAGCATGCCGCCGAAGTGCAGGCCGGCCATGGTGGTGATCGGCAGCAGGGCATTGCGCAGCACGTGTTTGAAGGTGATCACCCACGGCGACAGGCCTTTGGCTTGCGCCGTGCGCACGTAATCCTGGGCGCCGGCTTCGAGCATCGAGGCGCGGGTCAGCCGGGCGTAGATGGCGATGTAGATCAACGCCAGCGAACTGGCCGGCAAGGCCATGAAACGCAGGGTATCGCCGACAGCCGCCCAGCCGTGCAGGTCGGCGCCGATGGTGCCTGCGCCGCCCGTTGGCAGCCAGCCGAGCTTGACCGAGAACACCACGATCAGCATCAGGCCGATCCAGAAACCCGGCACGGAATAGAAGAACTGTGAGCACACCGACAGCACCCGATCCGGCCAGCGCCCTTGCCACCGGGCCATGAGCATTCCGAGGGCCACGCCGAATAACAGTGAGAAAAACAGCGCCAGCAGCATCAGGGTCAGGGTGGTGCCCAGGCGTTGGGTGATCAACGCCTGCACGGTCGCGCCGTAGCGAGGCGAGTAGCCCAGGTTCAGGTGCGCCAGGTTGCTCAGGTAATGCCAGAGCTGCACCGGGATCGACTGGTCCAGACCGAACTGGCTGCGTAATGCCGCGAGGCTTTCTTGGGTGGCTGAACCGGATTCGCCCGCCATCACATCGGCGGCATCGCCGGGAGCCAGTTGCAACAATAGAAAGTTGATCAAAAGAATGCCCAACATCGTGGGCAAGGTATGCAGCAGCGCGCGCCAAAGTGCGCGGCTCAGGGTCAGCCATATCTTCATTAAAGGATTCCATTTCGTGCGGCGCTATTAACGGTTTGCTTATAACCTTTGTCAATGCACGAAAGGAGCATAACGTTATGCAAACAGACACTCTAAGCATAGATAAAAACGATATACGTACTTTCCATGTCGATGATTGACGCAGGAAAGAGGGAACATTACTGTCGGCCACCTGTCAGCGATGTCAGTTTGGATACATGCCCCATCGCGAACTACGTTATAGGGCTGCCCCTGCAGGCAGTGCACTTACTTTAAATTGTTTAAATGAGGCACGTGTGGCACTCAATCATTCCATTGAGTCGGGTCAACTCCGGCATGAACCTTCATCTGCTGATGCGCTGTCGCGTTTGCTGGGGCGGATTCCGGCGCTGGTGGAAGAAGTGGCCAAAGAGGCTTCCCGTCGAGACCTGGAGCGTGAACTGCCATTCGCCGCCTTTGCGCTGATTCGTGAAGCCGGACTCGGCGCGCTGCGAGTGCCCCGTGCGTTGGGCGGGCCGGGCGGCAGCGTGCAGGACTACATCGAATTCATCACCACCCTGGCCAGTGCCGACCCCAACGTCGCTCACGCGCTGCGCTCGCATTTCAATTTCAGCGAAGCAGTCATTCACAGCCCGGACACGGCTGAAAAGCGTGATTACATCGCCAAAATCCTCGACGGCAA
It contains:
- a CDS encoding ABC transporter permease, with protein sequence MKIWLTLSRALWRALLHTLPTMLGILLINFLLLQLAPGDAADVMAGESGSATQESLAALRSQFGLDQSIPVQLWHYLSNLAHLNLGYSPRYGATVQALITQRLGTTLTLMLLALFFSLLFGVALGMLMARWQGRWPDRVLSVCSQFFYSVPGFWIGLMLIVVFSVKLGWLPTGGAGTIGADLHGWAAVGDTLRFMALPASSLALIYIAIYARLTRASMLEAGAQDYVRTAQAKGLSPWVITFKHVLRNALLPITTMAGLHFGGMLGGAVVIETVFSLPGLGRLAYDAVMARDYNVLLGILLMSSLLVIITNVLVDLLQTWLDPRIRSHR